The proteins below are encoded in one region of Coffea arabica cultivar ET-39 chromosome 4c, Coffea Arabica ET-39 HiFi, whole genome shotgun sequence:
- the LOC113742434 gene encoding uncharacterized protein isoform X2, giving the protein MSHEKHQPYRSFDKAKIEKQHSRSLTIEERDRELKFVLNAENKLHPSLFSAEAEHKVLQHLVNGLMSITFKPEDLQCSLFIYVVRELLACAVMRPVLNLVSPRFINERIESLVISSSKTQKVMGAAEVGSQPKPNGSTKISSDHFSRFLDHSDKGVELVQLKKDCPTASGEKHETDITNGNVISKDPLLSMDARSTRSWSALPSEDHTGEGKGIQRHRSGGEWGEMLDALSRRKTEALAPEHFDNMWAKGRNYRRKEVSDQSADKISQGSLDQSKEFSRKKKDLDCKVSGSNKLTIANENCFQSGCHNQNSSYRDEDEHEIIQSDEVESSVSTSSYTTGDEEISAVTGLDSPSVRVWDAKNKKNVTNIHHPLEVFDGRKPRRARKKNHHSQKLTKAMSVRKRSRSISQKAHVWQEVERTSFLSGDGQDILNSSIGNIKHDDSSDDSGAEMVNRISSGSTASSFLSSTSLPESYNLTANPSKNSIIADSFLTLRCEVLGANIVKSGSKTFAVYSISVTDVNGYSWSIKRRFRHFEELHRRLKEFPEYNLHLPPKHFLSAGLDVSVIQERCKLLDKYLKNLMQLPTVSSSIEVWDFLSVDSQTYIFSNPLSIIETLSVNFVVTAHERNKNYQSNVGIVRDPVSSKKEHLDAVKKETAFGIKHEGMPERSQMNAKSLALSPPKKPLNVVRKTLEDSSSDSDSTTHRSLISHKNLGKMSNSGQAGFNASSELHTDAASDPTLPSEWVPPNLSLPILNLVDVIFQLQDGGWIRRKAFWVAKRVLQLGMGDAFDDWLIEKIQLLRRGSVVASGIRRLEQILWPDGIFLTKHPRRQKPPLSASPSQSPSHGRPPTPLSSPKMENVEMMDDTQQKEAERRAKFVYDLMIDKAPAAVVGLVGHKEYEQCAKDLYYFIQSSVAMKQLAFDLLQLLLLSAFPELDYVFRQLHEEKEKFGELKLD; this is encoded by the exons ATGTCGCATGAGAAACATCAACCTTATAGATCTTTTGACAAG GCAAAGATCGAGAAGCAACACTCCAGATCCTTAACTATAGAAGAACGAGACAGAGAACTTAAATTTGTGCTGAATGCAGAGAACAAATTGCACCCGTCTTTATTTTCTGCTGAAGCTGAGCACAag GTTCTGCAGCATCTCGTGAATGGCCTCATGTCCATCACATTCAAGCCTGAAGATCTGCAGTGTTCTTTGTTTATCTATGTAGTTAGGGAGCTTCTTGCTTGTGCAGTAATGAGGCCAGTGCTAAATTTAGTTAGCCCAAG GTTCATCAATGAGAGGATTGAATCCCTAGTCATTTCCTCAAGTAAGACTCAGAAAGTCATGGGTGCAGCAGAAGTAGGCTCACAGCCCAAACCAAATGGATCCACAAAAATATCATCTGATCACTTTTCTCGCTTTCTAGATCACTCAGACAAAGGTGTGGAACTCGTACAGTTAAAGAAGGATTGCCCCACGGCTAGTGGGGAGAAGCATGAAACAGATATCACGAATGGAAATGTTATCTCAAAGGATCCATTGCTTTCCATGGATGCACGTTCTACTCGTTCTTGGAGTGCTTTGCCTTCGGAAGATCACACTGGTGAGGGAAAAGGTATCCAGCGACATCGATCTGGTGGAGAATGGGGAGAAATGCTTGACGCACTTTCCCGCAGAAAAACTGAAGCCCTAGCTCCGGAACATTTTGACAACATGTGGGCAAAAGGAAGAAACTATAGACGGAAGGAAGTCTCAGATCAGTCGGCTGATAAGATTTCACAAGGTTCACTGGACCAGTCAAAGGAATTTTCTAGAAAGAAAAAGGACTTAGACTGCAAGGTTTCTGGATCCAATAAGCTGACTATTGCCAAtgaaaactgttttcaaagtggGTGCCATAACCAAAACTCCTCATATAGAGACGAAGATGAGCATGAGATCATACAATCAGATGAGGTAGAATCATCAGTTAGCACTAGTTCTTATACTACTGGAGATGAAGAAATCAGTGCTGTCACAGGTCTTGATTCTCCTAGTGTCAGAGTGTGGgatgctaaaaataaaaaaaatgtcacTAATATTCATCATCCGCTTGAAGTTTTTGATGGCCGTAAGCCAAGAAGGGCACGGAAAAAGAACCACCATTCTCAAAAGTTAACTAAAGCAATGTCGGTCAGAAAAAGGTCTAGATCAATCAGTCAGAAAGCTCATGTTTGGCAAGAGGTTGAAAGGACAAGCTTCTTATCGGGAGATGGGCAGGATATACTGAATTCTTCTATTGGTAATATTAAACATGATGACTCAAGTGATGATTCAGGGGCAGAAATGGTTAATAGAATTTCTAGCGGATCAACTGCTTCATCATTTCTGTCCTCAACTTCTTTACCTGAAAGTTATAATCTGACAGCCAATCCCTCAAAGAATTCTATAATAGCTGATTCTTTTTTAACCCTAAGATGTGAG GTATTGGGTGCCAACATTGTGAAGAGTGGTTCCAAAACTTTTGCCGTATACTCCATATCTGTTACTGATGTGAATGGTTATAGTTGGTCTATCAAAAGAAG GTTTCGACATTTTGAGGAGCTACATCGGCGTCTTAAGGAGTTTCCTGAGTATAATCTTCATTTGCCACCCAAGCATTTTTTATCTGCTGGTCTTGATGTTTCAGTCATTCAAGAGCGGTGCAAATTGCTTGATAAGTACTTGAAG AACCTCATGCAGCTTCCAACAGTTTCCAGCTCTATAGAAGTTTGGGACTTCCTTAGTGTTGACTCTCAG ACATATATTTTCTCAAACCCGTTGTCGATTATCGAGACATTATCAG TTAACTTCGTTGTTACGGCACATGAAAGGAATAAAAACTACCAGAGCAATGTTGGAATTGTCAGAGATCCTGTATCTTCCAAGAAAGAACATCTTGATGCTGTGAAAAAGGAAACTGCATTTGGAATTAAGCATGAAGGGATGCCAGAAAGATCACAAATGAATGCAAAAAGTCTAGCCCTTTCTCCACCTAAAAAACCTCTTAATGTGGTCAGGAAAACCTTAGAGGATTCAAGTAGCGACTCTGATAGTACCACGCACAGGAGTCTAATTTCACACAAGAACTTGGGCAAGATGTCAAACTCAGGACAAGCGGGTTTTAATGCTTCATCTGAGTTGCATACAGATGCTGCCAGTGATCCAACCCTCCCTAGTGAG TGGGTGCCACCAAATTTGAGTTTGCCCATATTGAACTTGGTTGATGTCATTTTTCAGCTACAAGATGGCGGATGGATCAG GAGAAAGGCTTTCTGGGTGGCCAAACGGGTATTACAGTTGGGAATGGGTGATGCCTTTGATGATTGGCTGATAGAGAAAATCCAACTTCTGCGTAGGGGATCAGTAGTTGCATCAGGAATTAGACGCCTTGAGCAG ATTCTTTGGCCTGATGGTATATTCCTAACCAAGCATCCAAGGCGTCAAAAACCTCCTCTTTCTGCAAGTCCGTCCCAGAGCCCTTCTCATGGGAGGCCTCCAACTCCTCTATCTTCACCTAAGATGGAGAATGTTGAGATGATGGATGATACACAGCAAAAGGAAGCCGAACGACGAGCCAAATTTGTTTATGATCTAATGATTG